The region TGCTTTTGTGATTGACGTGCATCCAACAACGGGACTGCCACACTAGgaccaacgacaacaacaggcAGAGAGCCCCTGGGTTTGACAAGGATTAGCAAATGGCCGTGGAACAAATAATGATTTATTTTGAAGCCAAGTCACCAAGTCGCTGAAAGTCATGTTATGACACACCCCATCATACGGTGAACCGGGCGCGTGTGCGATGGGCAGCACTCTCCCACAACAACTAAGGCATTCAAGGACAAGACCACATCCGCTTCTTCACCTCCCAAGAATGGCCCGGCACCGATagatgatggatggatttaAAGGTTACGTCCTGCCTTGTTAAACGTGGCACATTGTTCCGGTTTGGCTGGGCTGCGTTGGCAGGATTTGTGGTTTCTGATCCTTCGTGTTGCGCCTTTATTCGATCAACATTCGATTATTGGTTGCGTGTCACGAAACTTTCTGGAGGGAGTGATTATCGGAACAATATTGACTTTAATCACTGAAGCGGACGCTAGCTAGATGGAAAAGGTCAACTTTactggaaaaggaaagtgtTTGGAAACCCGAATCGATACAACGAGCATCAGAACGGAGTAGAAGAAGGCGTAAATTGGATGCTATGTCCCGCTTACACCCAACAGATGTAGCTAACTCGCCCCATATGCTACAAAGTATTCTGTTACCTTCTTTACATTTCTCTTACACACTAGCTGATAGTTCCCCCGAGCTAGTTCTCCGGGAAGGTACAATGGCAAAAGGAGCGCGCGTGGCATGAGACGCATAAAAAATGTATGACATTCAAAGTCCAAAACAACCGACACAATCCAACCGTTTGAGCAGTCGTGAGATTGTTGTTTATTGACTGACCGTGGCGCTATtacggtgtgttgtgtgctagAACAACGCACCcgtacaacaacaaaccgccgtcatcgtcacgCGGTATCACATCGTCGAATGGTCTTCGCGTGCACAACACTACTGCTGCCATCCGGTGGCATAGATGGCACGTCACGTCCCTTGCCGTGCCCTTTTTTCGCACGAAACCATCCAACCACGCAAAAGGCGCTGTTGATATTCACTTAgcatttggtttttgtttgaagcTTTCTTTACAACATTttcaccatccaccatttGCCTATGTTGCGAATCGGTATGGTGTGCAGGTTGGCGCTGAAGGGTATATCCCGGAGGCATTCTTCCGGATCGTAAATTTATCCAATCAACTACCGGCTAGAAAGATCGTTAGATTCGCCTCCTAGGAATGTGCCGCAGCAAGCCCGGCCGTCCGTCAGCTGATGAACGAATTTCCATATTCTAACAGAACGGTACGGGCATCTTGTAAGCTTTGAGCttcggagcagcaggagcatgaAGTTGTGGGGCGGAGGGAGTGGAAAACAGAATCTAAAGTTCACCAGCAAGTGGTTTAAGGAACGCGCATAACTCTTTGAAATTTATATTAGCTCCTGGATCAGCAAGTAGCCAATTCGCATGGCGCAACCGTCAGACGACATTGTTGTTCTGAATATCAACATTCTTTCAATGGCTAGCAAATCGAGCGGTCGAATTTAACATGAACCCCTTTTGCGTGGCCCCTTTTTAAAGCTCGGTTGACATTGTAAGCGACGGATTTGTATAAGAAGCAAGGTAAACAACACCAGTTGTGCCGTTGGATAAGTTGGAAATGAACTTTCGACACAGGACGCACACACGATGGCCGTGAAAGTTCAGCGTGACCTTCACCGTCTGACGGCTTGCCATTCGGTTAGAGAAACGGTTACGTTTAGACTCAGATTATTCGACAGTGTGAACGGCTTAGCACGGAttaaaaggataataaagcGATTTCCGTAGCACGAAATCCGAATCTTATACTGCTGGGCACACCACTAGCATTTCTAGCGTGATAATGAGCATACAGCTGCTCTCTGAAAACGAAGCAATTATGAgagttaaaaaaatgtaaatccaATTCATAAGGACTTGCTGCTGTCTGGAGTAGTGGTAAGAAGGTTGAGTAGCACCCAATCAACTCTAGGACTGTAGGAGACAGACTCGCGTTCCTAGTTCCCATTCATTGTCATGAGCCGCCAGTGTATTACTTAGCGGTGGAAAAGAATGTGATTCGATTTTTCCTCACTATTTTTAGTCAgccccgtgcgtgcgtgtgctttTGGCCTCGTCGCTACTTGACGTCATATCGGTCTTTTTGGAGTGGTTCCTTGCCGTGCCACCTACACCGCACACCGGGCGGCACACCTAAAAAAAGACTCCGTGAAGCTTTCGTTAATATTTCTGCCGCTACTCTGCCGCTACACGCGACACACCAGCGCGATATGAAGCCACTAGGCGATGTCAGCGAATCGAAAGTCTTAAATTACAACAAGgtcaccacaccgcaccgaggAGAAGGTTGACCGAGAACAAGGGAGAATATAGAACGTGCTCCTTCTTGTCCTTCTTGCGGTGGCTCGCGACAAAGCGCATGGGAGAGACTTTCCAAAGGCCACAAAATCACTTCAATTAGTGAACCTTCACTACAAGCCCACTCGAGCTAGTCTCTCGAGAGTTACGTCGCTCCCGGCCGTGATACGTCCGtgaaccggctggctggcaaactGGTGCTGTTCGATCGGAACTCTTCGGTAGAGTTCGAATCTGTCTCGGCTGGGAAGCAGAAATTGACCGCGAAGGGTCGTCACCGTGACAGGATCCGGTGGATCCCGTTTGTACTCTGTCGGAGGGGTCGGTCTACGTTCTTGGACACTCCTTCGGGTGCTGGTGTCCAAAGTGATATCGTCAGctattttatcttttatcGTACACTCCTTCTTTGAAGAGCCCACCCCGCGCGTTAGCAGAAAAGCTGTAGAGGGACCATGGAATCTCCAGTGGATCGACCCTCGGTATATCAGTGATGTAAAGATTCTGGTTTGCTTGGGTTACCGTCAGCTCAAGCCATCGTGGCGTAAACGCCATCGTGAAAAGGATCTTCACTCAATTTTATCGGGGACAATAAATCAACCATTGGATTCGATTAGTACTCGGCCTATCTTGGAGGAAAGTAACATTTTTAGTGGATTAGTTGCACTAATGGAAAACATCTTCGAACAGGTGAGTGTGAGTATGAGAGCGACATTTTACTGGTTGTGACAGGGACAATCTTGCGAATGACATACTAAACAGTGATACCAAAGGATGCTTGGTGAGGATGATCGACGATAACAACGCACTATGTACAGCGCAATCTCaccacgaaccaaccaaccaaccaaccaaccaacaacaaacgcagATAATGCAAAACATGGATATTTacacgcaagcacacatacatacgctCTCAGCGGGTAGCAGTAGAGCACTTACggacacacaaatacacgcataacgagcataaattcatccgtaccgtagatgtaatgGCGGGATCGGGACTTCTTCAGCgatccaccaacaccagcagcacccggagGCGTTGGTTTTTGCGTGACCAGCGCCgacccgatgccgatgctcgTGGTCGCGTTGCTGTGGCTCGGAGCCGTCGGTACGCCACTTCCGGTAACGCTCAGATTGTTGCTGGACGATCCGCGAATGTTAATGATGCCCCTTTCACCGCCCTTACCGTGCGCTTCGCTCGTAACCGTGCCATCTCCTGCCGGGATTCATAGGGGTAGGTGTGTAGGTGATTGTATGTTGCTTCATGATAACCGTCTTAAGACGCTAAACTACGGCACAGCAGTTGAGTTGTTATTGTTGGTGTGCAGCGAATTGCCAGTGTCGGAACCGGAAGAGGACCTTAAGCGATAGTACCGAGCGATTGAACTCACTCAAGACATACGTGACGATAAGTTGAGTGCAGTGTTCGCGATTGTTAGTTCTGTGTCTTCTACGCGGTTTTATCAGCATGTGCACCATGGTGCGATGCTTTCCTAACGTTTATCGAATTCTCCTTAAACACGAGATGGCGGACACGAgagtgccaccagcaccacagtgAGCGCACAGCACATAGACAATCATTTCTTAGTACGCTGTTCTTAAAAGTTCTAAAAAAGAATGCAGCCAGGGGAAGGGAAACTAACTCATCAGCCATGCTATCGAAGCAGCAAACCAAGCGAAACATGCAGCATTGCGGTAGCGTTGtggtatcagcagcagcagcagcagcagtgcagtaACAACATCGCGGCAATACGGCGAATGAGAGATGCTGCAAACCAATAGAATTATCTCCTTAACTACGCTGTCCCTGATTCACAAACTGGCACAAATGCTTTTGATAACAATCGACCTGTTTCGGACATAGATCATCTGTTTCCGTTCGCTAAAAACTACGCTCTTAAAATTTGCTGTAAGCTGATATTCTAACTCGTTCaaagtgaagaaggaaacgTAAGGCAAGTGATAAGCAGTAGCTGGAATCTGCCAAGGAATAGCGAACGGATTGAGTATCGttcggaaaaaaaactgaaaggaAAGAGGAGATCTACGTAGGAAAAAGCTACTGCCTCTGTCCAGCCGCACTAGTGCTCTGGGTGGGCAGGAGCGGGGGAGAGTTGAAAGGAGTGCGGTCGTGTAGGAGGAAGTTTGCGTGAAAGCGCATACCGGGAGGCGATGCGGCAACATTAACGCTACGCTACTGACCTGAAAAGACGCGCTCCCTCGTACGCATGATCGCGTTGTTCCGCCGAACCATCACGCACAGGTGTATCATCAGGAACATGGTCAAGTTCATCACAACGCTCTGCACCAGCAGTGGAAGCTCGTAACGACTGGAAAACCTATAAAGCAGAACAAGCGGAACAATTACATTAATAGATGGTAgaaaaaaatgctgaaaacCAATAATTAATAATCGTTAAGTGGCACTTATTCGgcaagaaaaacaacataaacccACAGTCTGCTTGAGTATTTTCTAACACATTCCATTTTGGTTTTGggattgtgtttgtttaaaaatagctATTGTGTTGAGCatttatttttggcaaaaaataCTTTTTGCTTGCCTTACGAGTGATGACAAAGTGTTTTCTATTTGGCAACGGTACACACAACTCTCGTGCTCCCGTGCAAACAGTTTGTCATCCTGCAACAGTGGTCTTACATTGATGGCTTAAAGACGGTTTGCGGTCCATGTTGGACACACAGCGGTACATGTTTAGCACAATTCTATCCActaaaaaaatggcaaaacaatgTCCGATCGTCGAATTAGCCGGAGAGACACGATTCCGAGGTGGTTCAGACGAGAATGAAGCAGACCATTGCCGGCGAACGAGGCCCTTTGCCGGAACTCCGTTGGCTGGCTCCGTTGTACGTGAGTCGCGGTGCGCAAAAATTAATGACATCAGAGCACGATCTAAGCGCTATTCAAATGAATGATTTGcctatattttatttttaaaccattaCAAACCTACAACCCTTGGAACCGGTCAGTGTTACAATGTTTGCCGTGTTCGCAAGGATGTGGCAGGTATAGTCACCGAAAATGCTCCATACATAATACACTCGGTGAATACTGTACAACCTCATTCCTTATTCAGTGCTCCATCGCTTTCCTTCTGCCGCGCCAGAATGTTAAACCTCTGATCTGGGGCCGAATAGTCCGAAGGTTACGCGAGGTGTGGTTTGGTGAAGGGATGATGACACTGTTCAGGTTACCGTTTTGGTCTGATTCGGAGTCAGCACAGAATGTTGGCGATGGCCAAGGTAAGCGGCGTTTACTTCGCGATGCAAGATGCAGCAGTGCACGGAACGtggccaaggggggggggggggggacatttCAGTTCGCGCTTCGGATAGTTATTTATATCTATTTTCCCGGTTCTGGTAACAGTTCGGTCACGGTGACGGAAACGTGTTTCGTTTGTCCCGCGGGAAAAGCACTTAGCCAAGTGGACCTCTTAACCTGGTTTTCCACTCTATTGATGCACTTTTCCTCGAACTTTCCCAGTGGCTGATATTTCTGCCAACGTAACACGGGCAATGTGTAGTTTTCGGTTTAATTAATTGCATTATCATAAAATATTCCGATTCCAGTGTAAACTGATACTAGAGTGCCAGTTGGCCAATCACACTAATATCAACATGCTGAACATGGTAGAGAAATGGTTAATGGGATAGTAATGGGATAATTAGCGTAGTTGGAAGGCTTGTCACATTCATAGTGATGTTGATTAATTATGATTACCCAAGATGTATGATTGATAATCACAATATTTGCCCATTTCAATAAACCAAGAAATTAAATCACGTTGGAagataaaattagaaaaaaacacatcaaccTTTAATACTTTCTTTTGAGCTCACAAGCAAATCTATCGCCCTTTAGCCACCCATTTGATAAGTATCTTTTGGACTGATAAATTAatagacatcatcatcatcatcatcattcacaaAATGCGCAATATTCTTGCAAACATAAATCCATCACACAAAACCATGCTTAATGTGCTTCTCTCGCATCGCGCACCAGTCAATGGCACAACATCAAATTCTCATTCTGCTCCCTTATCACGAAGGCGCCAGCATTCCAGCAAGACGATTGTTTCGCAACCAAAGCTTATCAGTGTGACACCGATTCTTTGAGTCTGTCAGCagacaacaccaacaacattgTCTCGCCTACAAACTATCAATAATAAATCTTAACGACTCCAACGCATTGATGCCTCGAGTTGGTGTGGTTCTCGAGCAGATAAGCTCCCGGAACTGGCGGATGCCGGAGCTAAGGCAATCTGGAACTGATAATTTTCACAAATATTCTGTTATTCCGGCAAGTTTCTTCAGAACTGAAGTTCAATGTATGATGGCGTCTAGCATGCTGCTTAGTACGCAATCGCTTAAGGAAGACGATTCTTACTTACTTCATAAACAACTGAAGGTTGATAAGTAAAATATAAGAACATATTGAAATTGTTGGCATTGTTGGCATTTGCGAAACATTATGTCACAGCTTGATACAAATGGAGTCACTGACGAGGAACAACATAACTAAAGATCATGTTGGATCCTCCTAACATACCAGCTGGCCTTCAAGTCCTAAACTACAGCCATAATATTGGTGCCATTAAAGGTCCATCTAAGCAATTTCTATTCCTCATTTCCCACACCAGCCAAACACTAGGCGCGGCTTGAACGAAACCACCGATGTGCGGCCACCCTAAACGAGGGTCTGGTGCCGCCTGTTATCCAATTGAGCTGAATTGGCCATGTTGTTTCATGATTTAATCCCCCCCTGTgccctctttcgctcgcttcatTCGGTTCAGCGCGGTTTTCTGCTAAGGATTACGAGCAGCTTAAACGCAATCCATGTGCTGGGTGTAGTGTTCCCTCGGTGACTACCTATCACCGGCgcacaccgccagcagcacatcacTGGATGATATGCTGACCATCAAACGCAATAATAATGGTTCAAGGAGTAATACAGAACCCATGAGAAGGTGGATGATCAatgtgagcgagtgagcgtgTATTGGCTCAATGTGCAAAGCATCCAAACATGGCACCgacaccagcatcaacagcagcagcagcaagtggttGATTCGCGGTCAATGTCGTAAAGAAGAGCGCCGTATGCCGTACGACGGAGTAGAAGAAAAGGGGCACGAGAGAACGAGCACATGCTAAACGCTTACAATATCTGCAATGTTGGCAGAATGCCtcggccagcaccagcgtaaGCTCGTCCTCATACCGGATGCATAAAAGCATGCATCAGCATTCGTTCCGGGAGCCGTATCCACAGACACACGAAACAGAATCTTGATTTGGTGCGAAGATGccacaagcagcagaaaagcaaaagcaaaagatcaTTCGCACGTAGCAACTAAACACATCCATCCATGGAAGTGATTCCGTAGCTCAGTCATCAAAAATGAAGGAACGCAGAAGACCACAACGCCCGTCGGTGAATGCAACAGGTTGCCGGTGGATTCTGTTCGTCACCCATTAGCCCCGTTTGCGGATGCCGTTACGCCGGAGAGAACGTAAAATCGATATTGCTCAGCATATATGAACGCATCACCTGTCTGGCACTGGGCGTCGTTTACCACCGTTCTACTGTCGAAGTCCCATGTTCGCGTTATCGCGTTCATCGGAAGGGCCACGAGGTTTAATTTTGAAGCATCAAACGAAATGacgcaaattgaattaaaatttcaaattaccCTTAACATCGGGCATGAAGCACATCAACACGACTGAATAACTGAGAGGCAGCGGTGTGTGCAGATTAAGTCTTTGCGTTAGAGACGTTGGTTCGAGGCCAATTTTATTAAGACCATTTAAAGAAGCGCCGACCAAACGCGACGCGAACCATTATTATCACATTAAACCATCATAAAACGCACCCAATGGCATACGGGACTTAGTTAATCAACGCGTGATGCCGGAGAAAAGAAGGCcacacagcatcatcaccaccgttcgtCAGGTGCCACACGGATGTCTGTTATCGTGGCCGGGGTggagaaaatggaacaaacagcaacacccgAGGAGTACGATGGCACGCGTGATGGTTCGAGATTTACGAGCTGGCAAAGATTGCACCAAGATGTTACCGActatcagcaccagcaccagcagcatcaccttgTTGATGTCCGGATTAGTCGTCGCCGGTTAATCCCGCAACAGAATGAAGTGTTTGTGCCACGAAGCACAAGTTGGAATGCGTGGTGTtgctcgctcgtcgctcgccgGAAAACACATGTACCCCCgggttcgttgttgttgtttccccCTCAACCCGTCAGTGTTTCACCGAAATTAACCCATCTCGTGCGCATCGACCGCAACAAACGTTTCATTTCCTGTCGATCAACTCTCGTGGTGCTCgccacaccaaccaccgaaccaaaccgaatGATGATACTGCTGATGGTGAGAGACATGGTAAAGAGACAGCGCGGATAATGGAGACGAGTGTTGTATGGACAAGCGGAAtggcgaaagcaaacaagctCAGCAATCTCtcggttttcgcttttccgcagTCGCACGGCACGCGGAACACGGTCGCTTCGTGTCACCTGTAattggccagccagcatcacCGAGGACACATTACATTTCCCCCgacattctctctttctctctctgtctcgatcACTGGTGTTAAAATGGGGGCGCAACCCGTTCCTGAACGAGTGTTATTTTTGTTGCCAATGTTTCCACCATCTTGTACCGCAAGTTGATGCAACTTCTAATTGGTTTACCGACTCCAACGCAACACTCGTGTCACCATCAGATGCATCTGGAGTGTGCCATCTTTATCAACAACGGAGACCAGTGGCACGATGGAACGGTATTTAGTAATATGTGGGACAACATGTCGAAGCAATGCGTCATCTGTTTTCAAACTAACAAACCcccgcatgatgatgatcgtgaccGAGAATGACGATCGATGACAACGTTCACAGCAGCGGTACATCGGGAAGCTCCGATCGAAAATTTCCAAACGAATCTGAACCGAGATTAGATCTCGTACGTCCCCTCATTCGACTGCTGGCCATACTCGCGAGCACTGCAATCGGGGCGGAGATTGGATGGAAACGTTGTTTGCGCTCGGACGGCCCTAATGAAGTTagcttccccccttttttttttgcacacgTCAATTGCTGTAGTGTCGTcgccgatggtgctggtgttggggCCGCTCACGGACGCACGGACCAGTTGTGTTGGCACACATTTGTCGCGCGTGCCATGCATCAGTGAATGCAATTCTAGCAGCAAATTGTCCATAATTCGATCGACATTATCACCTCACGACTGCGCGGAtgagcgaaaaaagggagaaaacaaacagagaacACCCTTCTTCGCTGGGGGGCTCACTTGTGCGATCGCATGGCATTCCAGAATAACCGTTCTGAAATGAGGCACGCGCCGTTCGTTGTAATGCGAAACCATCTGGCAGCAACACAACTGGTGGACTCTGATACCAGTGATAAACAACGAACAAATCTCGTTACGCATATTCGGAGTTCAGGGAACGTAAACATTATTTCAAAGTTATAAAACCAGCACTTGAAAAACAACTTCGTCATATGCACACGACGCAGCCGTTTCTATTACTAAGAAACCAAAAAGGCACAGGCAGAGGGGCTTAAAATTGTTGGCGTTACCggcaacacaacagcaaaaactTGAAATAATATTCCACAAATGGTATTATCAGTAGCGAGAGGGGCGGCAACCCATTGCTGATTGCGTCAACGGCGTAGAAACTTTGCGTTTCGCGAAAAGTATCAACCCGGTGTACACGTCcagaccgctgctgctgctgctgcttcgtgtgTCGTTAATTATGACATGTTGTAGGATGTTGCTACTAGGCATCTCTGACCGATCTTTACCATTTTTGCAGCTTGACAAATGGTCACATTTCTCGATCTaaaaagctgcagcagcagcagcagcagtcctctCGACGCTCGtctggaaaaaaaactataccTCGCCGTGACTTTGGCCATGAAAACCAGTCATCGGGGTGACGATGAGATCACGGGAACTGGTTCTGGTGTTGTTCGGCGAGGAAGGTGATCCAAACACCCTCGAGACCTACACACGGCGCCCATGAGGAGTTAGAGCTCGCTCGTGGCGATGCGTCAGCTGGTGTCGAGATGGTTTGGGGGATGTTGGTCAGTTCTCTGCATTCTGCATcgaccgacggtggtggtgggcttttGATTCGACTATCAAATGTCACCTTCAATGTCATTTAGCATGGCGATATCATTGAACACGATTGGTGTCTTTGTGCACGACTCTGAGGACTCAGGCTAGCATCTTAAATGCGAAAGTTTAATGAAAACATCAGCACGGTTATCAaattagcagcagccgggTCAGGCGAGCAAGCAATGGCGGCGGCACGGGAGAGGAATTCAATTATCTTTACTGAATTGACACATCCAGTTAGGCAGGCAAAGCGAGGGCATTGGGACGTCCACTGGGagcgctactgctgcagtgGGACCACCAGTGGACTCCCATTTCCGCCGATCTAATCGATTATATGGTGCGCTAGTAATTGTTATGTCAGGCCAGAAGGCACCGGGGCAAACCTCCGGGGAAATAGGTTAGAAAGCATGAGTTATTGCGGTCAAGGGCACTTTTGGTGGCAGGTTCAGTTCTTTCGtgccgtgtttgtttgtttagttaaCGCATAATTTATTTGGAAACTTTTTTAGCGTTTAATCAGTCAAGTGCTGGGATTCGCAGTGTTAACAATTTCTGCACACACCATTCTGCCTTGCAGCCTATTCTCCTCCTCGTGGTCGCTAACGAATTGGCTACAAAAGGCGTCACTTATCGCGTACGGTAAACAGCAATCGAATGCAAGAAGCTTATGCTTTGGCGACAGGCTAGCGATAAACTTATCGCTTATATGCGCTTAACGTCCAAACAGACGCATGTGTGTAaatgcaacaacagaaaaaagaaaagaaggtaAACCGGACGAGCCTCACGTGCCAGTGGGCGCGTGCTGCTCGAGCGCTCACGTTCGCGTACCGCCAGTTACCACACGTTTGACATCCAATTATGATTCATTCCCACCTTAATGGCATTCATATTTGCTTAACATATCAGGCAGCATTCATACTGACAGCAAAAATACAGCATTAAATGTGCATACGCGACATGTCTAAATGCTTCAACAGAAGACAACGCTGCTAAGTGCCAATCGATTTGTGGAATGCTGTGTTTGATTCAGGATGGTTTGTTTCACAATTCGGTGTATTCGTCAGGCGGAAACATAAGCTACATTAGAAGGACGACAACAGTTCCGGgatttccggtccggttgtcaCATGGCGCTCGGCTACGAAAGGATACAAGAACCATTAGCTCCCCGCCAGCCGCCCCCTTTCCACCCATAGGTGAACCTCGAACCCTGTCAACAAATGTTGGCGAAACTGGGACCGCCCCAAACATCCAAGGTAACAAGAAAGAAACTAaaccaaagaaagaaaaacagacaaaCCAAAAATCGATACACCAACTTAAGGAAACGGGAACACCACAACACATAGGAGCGATTTTGCAatgtgagcgagtgagcgtgTATTGGCTCAATGTGCAAAGCATCCAAACATGGCACCgacaccagcatcaacagcagcagcagcaagtggttGATTCGCGGTCAATGTCGTA is a window of Anopheles aquasalis chromosome 2, idAnoAquaMG_Q_19, whole genome shotgun sequence DNA encoding:
- the LOC126571669 gene encoding solute carrier family 66 member 2 isoform X3, coding for MDWIINDELGLTVGHLVGWTSASFMVVGGVLPYVPQYRQIKQTQDPEGFSLHVCLALLIANTLRILFWFSSRYELPLLVQSVVMNLTMFLMIHLCVMVRRNNAIMRTRERVFSGPLPVPTLAIRCTPTITTQLLCRSLAS